The Mycolicibacterium flavescens genome has a segment encoding these proteins:
- the aroA gene encoding 3-phosphoshikimate 1-carboxyvinyltransferase, which yields MHATVTVPGSKSQTNRALVLAALAAANGDSTISGALRSRDTDLMIGALRALGVTVEGRADELSVSGAIAPSDGARIDCGLAGTVLRFVPPVAALGTATVTFDGDEQARTRPIAPLLDALRGLGVDIDGDGLPFAVRGAGSVTGGTVEIDASASSQFVSGLLLSGAGFREGLTVVHTGESVPSAPHVAMTVAMLRDAGVDVDDGRDNQWRVSPGPVAARHWDIEPDLSNAVPFLAAAVVSGGSVRLTGWPRLSTQPADAIISILKKLGSVVQHGDSYLEVCGAEVYGGIDVDLHEVGELTPAVAALAALASPGSVSKLSGVAHLRGHETDRLAALSAEINGLGGQCEETEDGLVITARPLHGGLWRSYADHRMATAGAIVGLRVAGVAVEDIDTTIKTLPGFPQLWADMLAGQTAEVDPA from the coding sequence GTGCATGCCACTGTCACCGTGCCCGGCTCGAAATCGCAGACGAACCGGGCGTTGGTGTTGGCGGCGCTGGCCGCGGCGAACGGCGATTCGACGATCAGCGGGGCGCTGCGCAGCCGCGACACCGACCTGATGATCGGGGCGCTGCGTGCGCTCGGTGTGACGGTCGAGGGCCGCGCCGACGAACTGTCCGTCAGCGGCGCGATCGCGCCGAGCGATGGCGCGCGCATCGACTGCGGACTGGCAGGCACGGTGTTGCGGTTCGTGCCACCGGTGGCCGCCCTGGGCACGGCGACGGTCACATTCGACGGGGACGAACAGGCCCGTACCCGTCCCATCGCGCCGCTTCTGGACGCGTTGCGCGGCCTCGGGGTCGACATCGACGGCGACGGACTTCCGTTCGCGGTGCGGGGCGCCGGATCGGTCACCGGCGGGACGGTGGAGATCGACGCCTCGGCCTCGTCACAGTTCGTGTCCGGGCTTTTGCTGTCGGGAGCGGGCTTCCGCGAGGGGCTGACCGTCGTACACACCGGCGAATCGGTCCCCTCCGCACCGCACGTGGCGATGACGGTCGCGATGCTGCGCGACGCCGGCGTCGACGTCGACGACGGCCGCGACAACCAGTGGCGGGTGTCGCCGGGGCCCGTGGCCGCCCGCCATTGGGACATCGAGCCCGACCTGTCCAACGCGGTGCCGTTCCTGGCGGCCGCGGTGGTCAGCGGAGGCAGCGTGCGGTTGACGGGCTGGCCGCGGCTCAGCACGCAACCGGCCGACGCCATCATCTCGATCCTCAAGAAGTTGGGATCGGTTGTGCAACATGGTGATAGCTACCTTGAAGTGTGTGGCGCCGAAGTGTACGGCGGTATCGACGTTGATCTGCACGAGGTCGGCGAGCTCACGCCCGCCGTCGCTGCGCTGGCGGCATTGGCCTCCCCCGGCTCGGTGTCGAAGCTGTCAGGTGTCGCGCATCTGCGTGGACACGAGACCGACCGGCTCGCAGCACTTTCGGCGGAGATCAACGGTCTCGGCGGTCAGTGCGAGGAGACCGAGGACGGGTTGGTGATCACGGCCCGACCGCTGCACGGCGGGCTGTGGCGGTCCTATGCCGACCACCGGATGGCCACCGCGGGCGCGATCGTGGGGCTTCGGGTGGCCGGCGTCGCGGTCGAGGACATCGACACCACCATCAAGACGTTGCCCGGTTTCCCGCAGTTGTGGGCCGACATGCTCGCGGGGCAGACGGCGGAGGTCGACCCCGCTTGA
- the rsgA gene encoding ribosome small subunit-dependent GTPase A, which yields MSRREYDESDVRVRPGRGSRPRTKIRPDHADAQEAMVVTVDRGRWGCALGGDPDRRVVAMRARELGRTPIVVGDEVGIVGDLSGRPDTLARIVRRGERRTVLRRTADDTDPTERVVVANADQLLIVVALADPPPRTGLVERALIAAYAGGLEPILCLTKTDLAPPEPFAAHFADLDLTITTAGRDDPLDAVAPMLADRVTVLLGHSGVGKSTLVNRLVPRAERATGEVTDIGKGRHTSTQSVALPLDFGGWVIDTPGIRSFGLAHIEPDDVLLAFSDLAEAIKDCPRGCGHMGSPADPECALDTLTGPTFDRVAAARRLLAALHESDW from the coding sequence TTGAGCCGACGCGAGTACGACGAGTCCGATGTCCGGGTGCGGCCCGGCCGAGGCTCGCGGCCGCGGACCAAGATTCGGCCCGATCACGCCGACGCGCAGGAAGCGATGGTGGTGACCGTCGACCGTGGGCGGTGGGGATGCGCGCTCGGCGGCGACCCGGACCGCCGCGTGGTCGCGATGCGGGCGCGCGAACTGGGCCGCACCCCGATCGTCGTCGGCGACGAGGTGGGAATCGTCGGCGACCTGTCCGGCCGGCCCGACACGCTGGCCCGCATCGTCCGACGCGGTGAACGGCGAACGGTGTTGCGCCGCACCGCCGATGACACCGATCCGACCGAGCGGGTCGTCGTGGCCAACGCCGACCAACTGCTGATCGTCGTCGCGCTGGCTGATCCGCCGCCGCGCACCGGGCTGGTCGAGCGCGCGCTGATCGCGGCCTATGCCGGCGGGCTCGAGCCGATCCTGTGCCTGACGAAGACCGATCTCGCTCCGCCCGAACCGTTTGCGGCGCACTTCGCCGATCTTGATCTGACGATCACCACGGCGGGTCGCGACGATCCGCTCGACGCGGTGGCCCCGATGCTGGCCGACCGGGTCACGGTGCTGCTCGGGCATTCGGGGGTCGGGAAGTCGACGCTGGTGAATCGCCTTGTCCCACGGGCTGAACGGGCCACCGGCGAGGTGACCGACATCGGAAAGGGCAGGCATACGTCGACCCAGTCGGTCGCGCTGCCGCTGGACTTCGGCGGATGGGTGATCGACACGCCCGGCATCCGGTCGTTCGGACTGGCACACATCGAGCCCGACGATGTGCTGCTCGCGTTTTCAGATCTGGCCGAAGCGATCAAGGACTGCCCACGTGGTTGCGGTCACATGGGCTCGCCCGCCGATCCGGAGTGCGCGCTCGACACGTTGACCGGCCCCACGTTCGACCGCGTCGCCGCCGCCCGTCGGCTGCTGGCCGCCCTCCACGAGTCAGACTGGTAG
- the desA3_1 gene encoding fatty acid desaturase, with the protein MAITDVPEFAHLTGADIESLAVELDAIRQDIEDSRGERDARYIRRTIAGQRALEVAGRLMLAASSRRSAWWAGTVTLGVAKIIENMEIGHNVMHGQWDWMNDPEIHSSTWEWDMSGSSKHWRFTHNFMHHKYTNILGMDDDVGYGLLRVTRDTKWKPFNLGNLLYNTILALGFEWGVGLQHVELGKIFKGRDNRDESKVRAREFAAKAGAQLVKDYVAYPALTSLSPGATYRSTLTANAVANVIRNVWSNAVIFCGHFPDGAEKFTKTDMVGESKGQWYLRQMLGSANFEGGPVLRFMSGNLCHQIEHHLYPDLPSNRLHEISVRVQQVCDKYDLPYTTGSFLVQYGKTWRTIAKLSLPDKYLRDTADNAPETRSERMFAELEPTQRRGLKSSIAAVRARRREKRAAKLAAA; encoded by the coding sequence ATGGCAATCACTGACGTTCCCGAATTCGCGCACCTGACTGGCGCGGACATCGAGAGTCTGGCGGTAGAACTGGATGCGATCCGGCAGGACATCGAAGACTCCCGCGGTGAGCGCGACGCGCGCTATATCCGTCGCACCATCGCCGGCCAGCGTGCGCTGGAGGTCGCGGGCCGCCTGATGCTGGCGGCAAGCTCGCGCCGCTCGGCATGGTGGGCAGGAACCGTCACCCTGGGCGTGGCCAAGATCATCGAGAACATGGAGATCGGCCACAACGTCATGCACGGGCAGTGGGATTGGATGAACGATCCCGAGATTCACTCCTCGACATGGGAGTGGGACATGAGTGGCTCGTCCAAGCATTGGCGCTTCACGCACAACTTCATGCATCACAAGTACACCAACATCCTGGGCATGGACGACGACGTGGGCTACGGCCTGTTGCGGGTCACCCGGGACACGAAGTGGAAGCCGTTCAACCTCGGAAACCTGCTGTACAACACGATTCTCGCGCTCGGCTTCGAGTGGGGCGTCGGCCTGCAGCACGTGGAGTTGGGCAAGATCTTCAAGGGCAGGGACAACCGCGACGAAAGCAAGGTCCGGGCACGCGAGTTCGCCGCCAAGGCGGGCGCGCAGTTGGTCAAGGACTACGTTGCCTACCCCGCATTGACCTCGCTGTCGCCCGGTGCGACATACCGGTCGACGCTGACGGCGAACGCGGTCGCCAACGTGATCCGCAACGTCTGGTCGAATGCGGTCATCTTCTGCGGCCACTTCCCTGACGGCGCAGAGAAATTCACCAAGACCGACATGGTCGGTGAGAGCAAGGGCCAGTGGTATCTGCGACAGATGCTGGGCAGTGCCAACTTCGAGGGCGGCCCGGTGCTGCGGTTCATGAGCGGCAATCTGTGCCATCAGATCGAGCACCATCTGTATCCGGACCTTCCGAGCAACCGTCTGCACGAAATCTCGGTTCGGGTGCAGCAGGTGTGCGACAAGTACGACCTGCCCTACACGACGGGTTCGTTCCTGGTGCAGTACGGCAAGACGTGGCGGACCATCGCCAAACTGTCGCTGCCGGACAAGTATCTGCGCGACACCGCTGACAATGCGCCGGAGACGCGCAGCGAGCGGATGTTCGCCGAACTGGAGCCGACCCAACGGCGTGGTCTCAAGTCGTCGATCGCGGCCGTGCGGGCCCGTCGCCGGGAGAAGCGCGCAGCCAAACTGGCCGCCGCCTAG
- a CDS encoding flavodoxin reductase family protein gives MAKNSIKVSANVADTVKPTVAGTKHPGLHALRTIVGRITTPLLPDDYLKLANPLWSARELRGRVLSVRRETEDSATLVIKPGWGFSFDYQPGQYIGIGVQIDGRWRWRSYSLTSAPSRTTRTITITVKAMPEGFLSTHLVDGLAPGTIVRLAAPQGNFVMPDPAPAKVLFLTGGSGITPVISMLRTLVRRDQITDIVHLHSAPTESDVMFASELAELARAHHSYRLRARATRTQGRLDLSRLDDEVPDWRERQTWACGPEGMLDAAQRCWSSAGLGERLHLERFAVSKAAVHGQGGTVEFARSGKTATVDAATPLMDAGEQVGVQMPFGCRMGICQSCVVGLVEGHVRDLRTGVEHEPGSRVQTCISAASGDCVLDV, from the coding sequence ATGGCCAAGAACTCCATCAAGGTGTCGGCCAATGTCGCCGACACGGTGAAGCCGACGGTCGCCGGGACCAAGCACCCGGGCCTGCACGCGCTGCGGACCATCGTGGGACGGATCACCACGCCGCTGCTGCCCGACGACTACCTCAAACTCGCCAACCCGCTGTGGTCGGCGCGTGAGTTGCGCGGCCGGGTGCTGAGCGTCCGGCGCGAAACCGAGGACTCGGCGACGCTGGTCATCAAGCCGGGCTGGGGCTTCTCGTTCGACTACCAGCCCGGCCAGTACATCGGAATCGGCGTGCAGATCGACGGCCGTTGGCGCTGGCGGTCCTATTCGCTGACCTCGGCGCCGTCGCGCACCACCCGAACCATCACCATCACGGTCAAGGCCATGCCAGAAGGGTTCCTGTCGACGCATCTGGTCGACGGGTTGGCGCCCGGCACGATCGTGCGGCTGGCCGCGCCGCAGGGCAACTTCGTCATGCCCGACCCCGCCCCGGCGAAGGTGCTGTTCCTCACCGGCGGCTCCGGTATCACGCCCGTGATCTCGATGCTGCGGACCCTGGTCCGCCGCGACCAGATCACCGATATCGTCCACTTGCATTCTGCGCCAACCGAATCCGATGTCATGTTCGCCTCCGAACTCGCCGAGCTGGCCCGCGCGCACCACTCCTACCGACTGCGGGCACGCGCGACGCGCACCCAGGGCCGGCTGGACCTGTCGCGCCTCGACGACGAGGTGCCCGACTGGCGCGAGCGACAGACCTGGGCGTGTGGTCCCGAGGGCATGCTCGATGCCGCCCAGCGGTGCTGGTCGAGCGCCGGCCTCGGCGAACGCCTGCACCTCGAGCGTTTCGCGGTGTCCAAGGCCGCCGTGCACGGGCAGGGCGGCACCGTCGAGTTCGCGCGCAGCGGCAAGACGGCCACCGTGGACGCCGCGACTCCGCTGATGGACGCCGGGGAGCAGGTCGGGGTCCAGATGCCGTTCGGCTGCCGGATGGGTATCTGCCAGTCATGTGTGGTGGGTCTGGTCGAGGGCCACGTCCGTGACCTGCGCACCGGCGTCGAGCACGAGCCGGGCAGCCGGGTACAGACCTGTATCTCCGCGGCATCCGGCGATTGCGTGCTCGATGTCTGA
- the betP gene encoding choline/carnitine/betaine transport — translation MTTSAENETPGKARSATQRAFRSPTDSVVPHPALDLPPHDDAFTRSRGVDWVVFGVTAVIAIAFLVWGFVSTESLASASDSALTWVMDNTGWLFVLTASGFVVFILWLAIGRFGAIPLGRDDEEPEFHGVSWVAMMFSAGMGIGLMFFGVAEPLSHYATPPPGTGEPGNTEAVQTAMATTLFHWSLHPWAIYAVVGLAIAYGVYRKGRLQLISAAFEPLLGSRANGPWGKVIDMLAIFATLFGSAASLGLGALQIRSGLQIVGGIGETGNTILVVIITVLTIAFVLSAVSGVARGIQWLSNINMVLAMVLAFFVFVVGPTVFILNLLPTSLGSYMADFAMMSARTGAEGSAVNVWLQSWTIFYWAWWVSWTPFVGMFIARISRGRTIRQFVTGVLLVPSLVSLVWFAVFGGSAIRVQQEGTDLAGEGSIEAQLFGLLEQYPIATIASVLVMVLVAIFFVSGADAASVVMGSLSERGTIRPGRATVIFWGVATGAVAAVMLLVGGEDALTGLQSITIIAALPFVVVMVGLAVGLVKDLRRDPMMVRKKYAEEAVDSAVIHGVTEHGDDFVISVEKDPASEKSPDD, via the coding sequence ATGACCACGAGCGCAGAGAACGAGACGCCAGGAAAAGCCAGGTCCGCCACACAGCGCGCATTTCGATCGCCGACCGATTCCGTCGTACCCCACCCGGCACTCGACCTGCCGCCACATGATGACGCGTTCACCCGCTCGCGCGGCGTGGACTGGGTCGTCTTCGGGGTCACCGCGGTCATTGCGATTGCCTTCCTGGTGTGGGGCTTCGTCAGCACGGAGTCGCTGGCCTCCGCTTCGGACAGCGCGCTGACGTGGGTGATGGACAACACCGGGTGGCTGTTCGTGCTGACGGCCTCCGGTTTCGTGGTGTTCATCCTGTGGCTGGCGATCGGTCGCTTCGGCGCCATCCCGCTCGGTCGTGACGACGAGGAACCCGAGTTCCACGGGGTGTCGTGGGTCGCGATGATGTTCAGCGCCGGCATGGGGATCGGGCTGATGTTCTTCGGGGTGGCCGAGCCGCTGTCGCACTACGCGACACCGCCACCGGGCACCGGCGAGCCGGGCAACACCGAGGCCGTGCAGACCGCGATGGCCACCACGCTGTTCCACTGGTCGCTGCACCCGTGGGCGATCTACGCGGTGGTCGGCCTGGCGATCGCCTACGGCGTCTACCGCAAGGGCCGGCTGCAGCTGATCAGCGCGGCGTTCGAACCGCTGCTGGGCTCGCGCGCCAACGGACCGTGGGGCAAGGTCATCGACATGCTGGCGATCTTCGCCACGCTGTTCGGCTCGGCCGCCTCACTCGGTCTGGGTGCGCTGCAGATCCGCAGCGGCCTGCAGATCGTCGGCGGTATCGGGGAAACGGGCAACACCATCCTCGTCGTCATCATCACGGTGCTCACGATCGCGTTCGTGCTGTCGGCGGTCTCCGGGGTCGCGCGCGGCATCCAGTGGCTGTCCAACATCAACATGGTGCTGGCGATGGTGCTTGCGTTCTTCGTATTCGTCGTCGGGCCAACGGTTTTCATCCTCAACCTGCTGCCGACATCGCTGGGCAGCTACATGGCCGACTTCGCGATGATGTCGGCGCGCACCGGCGCCGAGGGCTCCGCGGTCAACGTGTGGCTGCAGTCGTGGACGATCTTCTACTGGGCGTGGTGGGTGTCGTGGACGCCGTTCGTCGGCATGTTCATCGCGCGGATCTCGCGGGGGCGCACCATCCGTCAGTTCGTCACCGGAGTGTTGTTGGTGCCGAGCCTGGTGTCACTGGTGTGGTTCGCGGTGTTCGGCGGGTCGGCGATCCGCGTACAGCAGGAGGGCACCGACCTCGCCGGCGAAGGCAGCATCGAGGCTCAGCTGTTCGGCCTGCTCGAGCAGTATCCGATCGCGACCATCGCCAGCGTGCTGGTGATGGTGCTGGTGGCGATCTTCTTCGTCTCCGGCGCGGACGCCGCGTCGGTGGTGATGGGATCGCTGTCCGAACGCGGCACGATCAGACCCGGTCGAGCCACCGTGATCTTCTGGGGTGTAGCCACCGGCGCCGTCGCTGCGGTGATGCTGCTGGTCGGCGGGGAGGACGCGTTGACCGGGTTGCAGTCCATCACCATCATCGCGGCGCTGCCGTTCGTCGTGGTGATGGTCGGCCTGGCCGTGGGGTTGGTCAAGGACCTGCGCCGCGACCCGATGATGGTGCGAAAGAAGTATGCCGAAGAGGCCGTCGACAGCGCGGTCATCCACGGTGTCACGGAGCACGGTGACGATTTCGTCATCTCGGTGGAGAAGGATCCGGCGAGCGAGAAATCGCCTGACGACTAA
- the tgs3 gene encoding Diacylglycerol O-acyltransferase: MVTRLSTADASFYRLENTSTPMYVGSLAILRKPRSGLSYETLLATVEQRLPQIPRYRQKVREVTLGLARPVWVDDRDFDITYHIRRSALPSPGSDAQLHELIARLGSRPLDRSRPLWEMYLIEGLAKNRLAIYTKSHQALVNGMTALEIGHVIADRTQKPPEFGEDIWIPLREPSDRQLLLGALGEWITRPAEQITAVRNAVVDVATNAGQLVDMGRRALEVARTVARGTAPSSPLNTTVSRNRRFTVACGRLEDFRAVRARYDCDVNDVVLAVVAGALRNWLMSRGEPVTSTARVRAMAPMSVYPDAELDATGPGQAISEVTPFLVDLPVGEGNPVVRLSQIAHATESASTAASLVDARTIVTLSGFAPPTLHAMGIRVATTFSARQFNLLITNVPGAQHQMYIAGTKLLETYAVPPLLSNQVLALGVTSYHGMVYFGINADRDAMSDVDVLPSLLRESMEELLEAAQ; the protein is encoded by the coding sequence ATGGTCACCCGGTTGTCGACGGCGGATGCGTCGTTCTACCGCCTGGAGAACACGTCGACGCCGATGTACGTGGGTTCGCTGGCGATCCTTCGCAAGCCCCGCAGCGGCCTGAGCTACGAGACCCTGCTGGCCACCGTCGAACAGCGGCTGCCACAGATACCCCGCTACCGGCAGAAGGTGCGTGAGGTGACGTTGGGCCTGGCGCGCCCGGTGTGGGTGGACGATCGCGACTTCGACATCACCTACCACATCCGTCGCTCCGCGCTGCCGTCGCCGGGCAGCGACGCCCAGTTGCACGAACTCATTGCGCGGCTGGGGTCCCGGCCGCTGGACAGGTCGCGGCCGCTGTGGGAGATGTACCTGATCGAAGGCCTGGCCAAGAACCGCCTCGCGATCTACACGAAGTCGCACCAGGCGTTGGTGAACGGCATGACGGCCCTCGAGATCGGCCACGTCATCGCCGACCGCACCCAGAAGCCGCCGGAGTTCGGTGAGGACATCTGGATCCCGTTGCGCGAGCCCAGCGATCGGCAGTTGCTGCTCGGTGCGCTCGGTGAGTGGATCACCCGGCCCGCCGAGCAGATCACTGCGGTCCGCAACGCCGTCGTCGACGTCGCCACCAACGCTGGCCAGTTGGTCGACATGGGCCGCCGCGCCCTCGAGGTGGCCCGCACCGTGGCGCGCGGCACCGCGCCGAGCAGCCCGCTGAACACCACAGTGTCGCGCAACCGGCGGTTCACCGTCGCCTGCGGACGGCTCGAGGACTTCCGCGCGGTGCGCGCCCGCTACGACTGCGACGTCAACGACGTGGTGCTGGCCGTGGTGGCCGGCGCGTTACGCAATTGGCTGATGTCGCGCGGTGAACCGGTGACCTCGACCGCGAGGGTGCGGGCGATGGCGCCCATGTCGGTGTATCCGGATGCCGAACTCGACGCGACCGGCCCGGGTCAGGCCATCAGCGAGGTGACGCCGTTCCTCGTCGACCTTCCCGTCGGTGAGGGCAACCCGGTGGTGCGGCTCTCGCAGATCGCCCACGCCACCGAATCGGCGTCCACCGCCGCGAGCCTGGTCGACGCGAGAACCATCGTGACGCTGTCCGGGTTCGCCCCGCCGACCCTGCACGCGATGGGCATCCGGGTGGCGACCACGTTCTCGGCGCGCCAGTTCAACCTGCTGATCACCAACGTGCCGGGTGCACAGCATCAGATGTACATCGCGGGCACCAAACTGCTGGAGACCTACGCGGTACCGCCGCTCTTGAGCAACCAGGTGCTGGCGCTGGGGGTGACGTCCTACCACGGCATGGTCTACTTCGGCATCAATGCCGACCGCGACGCCATGAGCGACGTCGATGTTTTGCCGAGTCTGCTGCGCGAATCGATGGAAGAACTGCTAGAAGCGGCCCAATAA
- a CDS encoding putative alanine, arginine and proline rich protein, with protein sequence MPIPAEPAPPRAAVAFADAALRRVLEVIDRRRPVAQLQPLLAPALIETVLTLTRHPHSTVATLRRLRVRVTDDDGPAAEVFGTYSRGQRIRAIAARIAYDGRRWRVVALQIG encoded by the coding sequence ATGCCGATCCCCGCCGAGCCCGCCCCGCCGCGCGCGGCGGTCGCCTTCGCCGATGCGGCGTTGCGCAGGGTGCTCGAGGTGATCGACCGGCGGCGCCCCGTCGCCCAGTTGCAACCGCTGTTGGCACCGGCGCTGATCGAAACCGTGCTCACGCTGACCCGCCACCCGCACTCGACCGTCGCCACCCTGCGCCGGCTCAGGGTGCGCGTGACCGATGACGACGGTCCTGCCGCGGAGGTATTCGGCACTTACAGTCGCGGACAGCGCATCCGCGCTATCGCGGCGCGCATCGCTTACGACGGCCGGCGCTGGCGGGTGGTCGCGCTGCAGATCGGTTGA
- a CDS encoding Polyketide cyclase / dehydrase and lipid transport, translating to MQGDSISVQRVIKAPPDAIFALLADAGRHPAFDGSGTVAHTSGEKSQPLSAGATFGMAMRGRPESVFLGYRTTNTVVEFEPDRRIAWKTTMGPLGLIGGRIWRYELEPTPEGTLVRETWDVSEDRQRLLLKRGGAPKQAEDGMRATLRRIAALVEPS from the coding sequence GTGCAGGGAGACTCGATCAGCGTGCAGCGCGTCATCAAGGCGCCCCCGGACGCGATCTTCGCGTTACTCGCCGACGCCGGCAGGCATCCGGCCTTCGACGGCTCGGGCACCGTCGCTCACACATCCGGCGAGAAGTCTCAACCTCTGTCTGCCGGTGCGACATTCGGCATGGCGATGCGCGGAAGGCCCGAGTCGGTGTTCCTTGGATACCGGACCACCAACACCGTCGTCGAGTTCGAACCGGACCGCCGCATCGCGTGGAAGACGACGATGGGTCCCCTCGGGCTGATCGGCGGGCGCATCTGGCGTTACGAGCTCGAACCGACACCGGAGGGCACGCTGGTGCGCGAAACCTGGGACGTATCCGAGGACCGGCAACGCCTGCTGCTCAAGAGGGGCGGCGCACCCAAGCAAGCCGAAGACGGGATGCGCGCCACGCTGCGCCGTATCGCCGCGCTCGTCGAGCCCTCTTAA